From the Thermococcus sp. 18S1 genome, one window contains:
- a CDS encoding (2Fe-2S)-binding protein, which yields MSGKKIVCRCNDVTVEEVEALIDSGVTDIEELKRLLRIGMGPCQGRTCIPIVLSILARKTGKRQEEIPLPKARVPTRPIRVEVIVGGADE from the coding sequence ATGAGCGGAAAGAAGATCGTCTGTCGCTGTAACGACGTCACCGTTGAGGAAGTCGAGGCGCTCATCGATTCCGGCGTCACCGACATCGAGGAGCTCAAGAGGCTTCTCCGCATAGGAATGGGCCCCTGCCAGGGAAGAACTTGCATTCCTATAGTTCTGTCGATCCTCGCGAGGAAGACCGGAAAGAGGCAGGAGGAGATACCGCTTCCAAAGGCTAGGGTCCCCACGAGGCCCATTCGCGTAGAGGTCATAGTGGGTGGTGCCGATGAGTAA
- a CDS encoding 4Fe-4S dicluster domain-containing protein, translating to MSEIPEYLRKGYITPEELEKFIPLPGEERLRKRPVAVPECPQEIPCAPCREICPTGAIGMPTPNDLPIVDYDKCIGCSLCVQICPGLAFFMVHYVGDKARITMPHELLPVPEKSEEVVLLNRIGEPVGKGKVLTVVPREKSKGDTPIIIVEVPVELAWDVRAVKVVRE from the coding sequence ATGAGCGAGATTCCGGAGTACCTTAGAAAGGGCTACATCACCCCTGAGGAGCTTGAGAAGTTCATCCCCCTGCCGGGCGAGGAGAGGCTCAGGAAGAGGCCCGTCGCCGTTCCGGAGTGCCCGCAGGAGATACCCTGCGCCCCGTGCAGGGAGATATGTCCCACAGGGGCAATAGGCATGCCCACCCCGAACGACCTGCCGATAGTCGATTACGACAAGTGCATCGGCTGCTCCCTCTGCGTCCAGATCTGCCCCGGTCTGGCCTTCTTCATGGTGCACTACGTCGGCGACAAAGCGCGCATAACGATGCCCCACGAGCTCCTTCCGGTTCCCGAGAAGAGCGAGGAGGTCGTTCTCCTCAACAGGATCGGCGAGCCTGTTGGAAAGGGAAAGGTTCTCACCGTCGTCCCGAGGGAGAAGAGCAAGGGAGACACGCCGATAATCATCGTCGAGGTGCCTGTGGAGCTGGCCTGGGACGTCAGGGCGGTTAAGGTGGTGAGAGAATGA
- a CDS encoding FAD-dependent oxidoreductase, translating into MRLTEHPVLRFERGREVTIYFEGKPIKAYEGETIATALHAAGIRVLNYSANEKRPRGLFCAIGKCSSCLMVVNGIPNVRTCITLVEDGMRIEPQHGRAKLPREAKPPEFKEAKVVRADIVIIGGGPAGLMAAIHAADAGASVVLLDENPMLGGQLVKQTHKFFGKREQFAGVRGVEIAKILEDEVRNRENVEIFLETSAVGIFQEGDEKLVLAVRNNRELIEFRGRAVIVATGAMEKMIPFENNDLPGIYGAGAIQTLMNTYGVKPGDKVLIVGAGNVGLILAYQLIQAGVEVKAIVEAMPKVGGYFVHAAKVRRLGVPILTRHTILRAEGKEKVERAIVAQLDENWRVIPGTERTFEVDVIALAVGLRPSIELLHQAGCQIMYVRELSGHVAVRDEWMETTVRGIFVAGDSAGIEEATTAMLEGKIAGIAAALRLGIADEGWLKEMEKAQKDLLEFRSGPFGRHVLEGIKKALVVRE; encoded by the coding sequence GTGCGCTTAACTGAGCATCCTGTTCTGCGTTTTGAGCGTGGCAGGGAGGTTACGATATACTTTGAAGGGAAACCCATCAAAGCCTACGAGGGCGAAACGATAGCGACGGCCCTTCACGCCGCTGGAATCAGGGTTCTGAACTACTCCGCCAACGAGAAACGCCCGAGGGGTCTCTTCTGCGCCATCGGCAAATGCTCCTCCTGTCTGATGGTCGTGAACGGAATCCCCAACGTCAGAACGTGCATAACCCTCGTCGAGGACGGCATGAGGATCGAGCCCCAGCACGGAAGGGCCAAACTGCCGAGGGAGGCAAAGCCGCCGGAGTTCAAGGAGGCAAAAGTCGTGAGGGCGGACATCGTGATAATCGGCGGCGGGCCGGCAGGCCTGATGGCGGCTATCCATGCGGCCGATGCCGGGGCGAGCGTCGTTCTTTTAGATGAGAACCCAATGCTCGGCGGCCAGCTCGTCAAGCAGACCCACAAGTTCTTCGGCAAGCGCGAACAGTTCGCGGGAGTTAGGGGAGTGGAGATAGCGAAAATCCTTGAGGACGAGGTCAGGAATAGGGAGAACGTTGAAATCTTCCTTGAAACGTCAGCAGTCGGCATCTTCCAGGAGGGCGACGAGAAGCTCGTCCTGGCCGTCAGGAACAACCGCGAGCTGATAGAGTTCCGCGGGAGGGCGGTGATAGTCGCCACCGGCGCGATGGAGAAGATGATTCCCTTCGAGAACAACGACCTTCCCGGAATCTACGGTGCCGGCGCGATTCAGACGCTCATGAACACCTACGGCGTCAAGCCCGGCGATAAAGTCCTAATCGTTGGAGCCGGAAACGTGGGGCTTATTCTTGCCTACCAGCTCATCCAGGCCGGCGTCGAGGTGAAGGCGATAGTCGAGGCCATGCCGAAGGTGGGCGGTTACTTCGTCCACGCGGCGAAGGTTAGGCGCCTGGGCGTTCCGATACTCACGAGGCACACCATCCTGCGCGCCGAGGGGAAGGAGAAGGTCGAGAGAGCTATTGTTGCCCAGCTCGACGAGAACTGGCGGGTAATTCCAGGAACGGAGAGAACCTTTGAGGTTGACGTCATAGCCCTCGCCGTCGGCTTGAGGCCCAGCATCGAGCTCCTCCACCAGGCCGGCTGCCAGATAATGTACGTCCGTGAGCTCAGCGGTCATGTGGCCGTGCGCGACGAGTGGATGGAAACAACGGTCAGAGGAATATTCGTCGCCGGAGACTCCGCCGGAATAGAGGAAGCCACGACCGCGATGCTCGAAGGAAAGATAGCGGGCATAGCCGCCGCCCTGAGGCTCGGCATAGCTGACGAGGGCTGGCTCAAGGAGATGGAGAAGGCCCAGAAAGACCTCCTGGAGTTCCGCTCCGGGCCCTTCGGCAGGCACGTGCTCGAGGGCATAAAGAAGGCACTGGTGGTGAGAGAATGA
- a CDS encoding dihydroorotate dehydrogenase, translated as MASLEVELFGLRFENPLILASGINDKVPEQWIRAHEEGAGGVVTKSIGIEPRAGYDNPTIVELPYGLINAMGLPNPGWKGFLEMVEGYTFDFPLIVSIFGGTPEEFSFLAEKLSDVADAFELNLSCPHAKGYGMEIGQKPENVYEVVRAVKDATDRPVIAKLTPNIDDITKLGLAAEKAGADAVSAINTLKAIAIDVYARRPILSNRVGGYSGPGVKPVALRAVYDLARTLEIPVIGIGGITTWRDAVEFLLAGASALQIGTAVSLRGWEVFREINEGIKAYLESEGFSSVRDIVGLALEG; from the coding sequence ATGGCGAGCCTTGAGGTCGAACTCTTCGGGTTAAGGTTCGAGAACCCGCTCATTCTCGCATCGGGAATAAACGACAAGGTGCCGGAGCAGTGGATTAGGGCGCACGAGGAGGGCGCCGGCGGGGTGGTTACCAAGTCCATCGGAATCGAGCCGAGGGCAGGTTACGATAATCCAACCATCGTCGAGCTCCCCTACGGCCTGATAAACGCGATGGGCCTGCCGAACCCTGGCTGGAAGGGGTTCCTGGAGATGGTCGAGGGTTACACCTTCGACTTCCCGCTGATCGTCTCGATTTTCGGAGGAACGCCGGAGGAGTTCTCCTTCCTGGCGGAGAAGCTGAGCGACGTGGCAGATGCCTTCGAGCTGAACCTCAGCTGTCCCCACGCCAAGGGCTACGGCATGGAAATCGGCCAGAAGCCAGAGAACGTCTATGAGGTGGTCAGGGCAGTTAAGGACGCTACCGACAGGCCGGTAATCGCGAAACTAACGCCGAACATAGACGACATCACGAAGCTCGGTCTCGCGGCCGAAAAAGCCGGAGCCGATGCGGTCTCGGCTATAAATACACTGAAGGCTATTGCCATTGACGTCTACGCGAGGAGGCCGATACTGAGCAACAGAGTTGGGGGCTACTCCGGACCGGGTGTGAAGCCGGTAGCTTTGAGGGCCGTTTACGACCTCGCGAGAACGCTTGAAATCCCTGTCATAGGCATCGGTGGTATAACGACGTGGCGGGACGCCGTCGAGTTCCTTTTGGCCGGCGCCTCAGCGCTTCAGATCGGCACGGCCGTCTCGCTCCGTGGGTGGGAGGTATTCCGTGAGATAAACGAGGGCATCAAAGCCTATCTTGAAAGCGAGGGCTTTTCGAGCGTGAGGGATATAGTTGGCCTGGCTCTGGAGGGGTAA
- the queC gene encoding 7-cyano-7-deazaguanine synthase QueC: MKRAVVLFSGGLDSTACLYWAKRNYDEVIMLTVNYGSNEERVTNKVAEFFSKELGVPLKIVRLDFLEEFSKLRGTTLVGGETPKVTAEELEDMSVAQETAKSVWVPARNVVLISIAASLLDALGGGDIIVGFNAEEGATFPDNTPEFVERMNEMLKYGTMAEVKVVAPLIDLDKKGIARLLKELGAKYEYSNSCYMPKGFTEDGKPVHCGECESCVRRHRGLIEAIGEDRTVYAVEPKI, encoded by the coding sequence ATGAAGCGCGCGGTGGTTTTGTTCTCGGGTGGGCTTGACAGCACGGCCTGCCTCTACTGGGCGAAGAGGAACTACGACGAGGTCATAATGCTCACCGTTAACTACGGAAGCAACGAGGAGCGCGTTACGAACAAAGTTGCAGAGTTCTTCTCGAAGGAGCTGGGCGTTCCGCTGAAGATAGTCCGCCTCGACTTCCTCGAGGAGTTCTCAAAGCTCCGCGGGACAACCCTAGTGGGTGGCGAGACTCCAAAGGTTACCGCGGAGGAGCTTGAGGACATGAGCGTTGCACAGGAGACGGCGAAAAGCGTCTGGGTTCCCGCCAGAAACGTCGTGCTGATAAGCATCGCGGCTTCGCTCCTCGATGCCCTCGGAGGTGGGGACATAATAGTCGGCTTCAACGCCGAGGAGGGGGCAACGTTCCCGGACAACACCCCGGAGTTCGTCGAGAGGATGAACGAGATGCTGAAGTACGGAACGATGGCAGAGGTTAAAGTGGTCGCTCCGCTCATCGACCTCGACAAAAAGGGAATAGCGAGGCTTTTGAAGGAGCTTGGCGCCAAGTACGAGTACTCCAACTCCTGCTACATGCCGAAGGGCTTCACTGAGGACGGGAAGCCGGTGCACTGCGGCGAGTGCGAGAGCTGCGTGAGGCGCCACCGCGGTCTGATCGAGGCCATCGGTGAGGACAGAACCGTTTACGCGGTCGAGCCCAAGATATGA
- a CDS encoding S8 family serine peptidase: MNGWKAIVVAVFLIGMMAGMIAAAPAKPTTPVQIQQKNYGLLTPGLFKKVQGMNWNQEISTVIMFNSPSDRDRALRLLKARGAEVKYSYKIIPAVAVKMKVRDLLLIAGMIDTGFFGNTRVSGIKFIQEDYKVQVSDATSVSQIGADTVWNSLGYDGSGIVVAVIDTGIDASHPDLQGKVVAWYDVVNGKTTPYDDNGHGTHVAGIVAGTGAVNSQYIGVAPGAKLVGVKVLAADGSGTISDIIAGVDWVVQNKDKYGIKVINLSLGSSQSSDGTDSLSQAVNNAWAAGLVVCVAAGNSGPNTYTVGSPAAADKVITVGAVDSTDTIASFSSRGPTADGRLKPEVVAPGVDIIAPRASGTSMGTPIDNYYTKASGTSMATPHVAGAAALILQAHPTWSPDKIKTAFIETADIVAPTEIADIAYGAGRINVYKAINYDNYAKLVFTGSVADKGSATHAFDISGATFVTATLYWDNSGSDIDLYLYDPNGNQVDYSYTAYYGFEKVGYYNPTSGTWTLKVVSYSGSANYQVDVVSDGSLSESSGGGGGTQPTVDEQTFTGYVHDYYDKSDSFKMTVNSGATKITGDLVFDTSAHDLDLYLYDPNGNLVDRSESYNSNEHVEYSNPAPGDWTFLVYAYNTYGWASYTLYGKVYYG; this comes from the coding sequence ATGAATGGGTGGAAGGCCATTGTGGTTGCAGTGTTCCTTATTGGTATGATGGCCGGAATGATAGCCGCAGCCCCTGCAAAGCCCACAACCCCGGTTCAGATCCAGCAGAAGAACTACGGTTTATTGACCCCGGGGTTGTTCAAGAAGGTTCAGGGAATGAACTGGAACCAGGAGATCAGCACGGTAATAATGTTCAACAGCCCCTCCGATAGGGACAGGGCACTTAGACTGCTGAAGGCTAGGGGGGCAGAGGTCAAGTATTCATACAAGATTATCCCTGCAGTCGCCGTCAAGATGAAGGTCAGGGATCTGCTCCTCATCGCCGGCATGATTGATACAGGCTTCTTCGGCAACACCAGGGTCTCCGGAATAAAGTTCATCCAGGAGGATTACAAGGTTCAGGTTTCCGATGCTACTTCTGTTTCCCAGATTGGGGCAGACACCGTCTGGAACTCCCTCGGCTACGATGGCAGTGGTATAGTTGTTGCTGTCATTGATACCGGTATCGACGCCAGCCACCCCGACCTCCAGGGCAAGGTCGTGGCATGGTACGATGTCGTCAACGGCAAAACCACCCCCTACGATGACAACGGACACGGAACCCACGTTGCCGGTATCGTTGCCGGAACCGGTGCGGTCAACTCACAGTACATCGGCGTCGCCCCCGGAGCGAAGCTCGTCGGCGTTAAGGTTCTCGCCGCTGACGGCTCAGGAACCATCTCGGATATAATCGCCGGCGTTGACTGGGTCGTCCAGAACAAGGACAAGTACGGAATCAAGGTCATCAACCTCTCCCTCGGCTCAAGCCAGAGCTCGGACGGCACCGACTCCCTGAGCCAGGCAGTCAACAACGCCTGGGCAGCTGGACTTGTCGTCTGTGTCGCCGCAGGAAACAGCGGCCCCAACACCTACACCGTCGGTTCTCCGGCCGCCGCTGACAAGGTCATAACGGTCGGAGCGGTGGACAGCACCGACACCATAGCCAGCTTCTCCAGCAGGGGACCGACCGCCGACGGAAGGCTCAAGCCGGAAGTCGTTGCCCCGGGTGTTGACATCATCGCCCCGAGGGCCAGCGGAACCAGCATGGGTACCCCGATAGACAACTACTACACCAAGGCCTCTGGAACCAGCATGGCCACCCCGCACGTTGCCGGTGCTGCCGCCCTCATACTCCAGGCCCACCCGACATGGAGCCCCGACAAGATAAAGACGGCCTTCATCGAGACTGCCGACATAGTCGCCCCGACCGAGATAGCTGACATCGCCTACGGTGCAGGTAGGATCAACGTCTACAAGGCCATAAACTACGACAACTACGCCAAGCTCGTCTTCACCGGCTCGGTCGCCGACAAGGGAAGCGCCACCCACGCCTTCGACATCAGCGGCGCGACCTTCGTTACCGCGACCCTTTACTGGGACAACAGCGGAAGCGATATCGACCTCTACCTCTACGACCCGAACGGCAACCAAGTCGACTACTCATACACCGCCTACTACGGCTTCGAAAAGGTCGGCTACTACAACCCGACCTCCGGCACCTGGACGCTCAAGGTCGTCAGCTACTCCGGAAGCGCCAACTACCAGGTGGACGTTGTCAGCGATGGCTCCCTCAGCGAATCCAGCGGCGGTGGCGGGGGGACCCAGCCCACCGTTGACGAGCAGACCTTCACCGGCTACGTCCACGACTACTACGACAAGAGCGACAGCTTCAAGATGACCGTTAACAGCGGTGCCACCAAGATAACCGGTGACCTCGTCTTCGACACCAGCGCCCACGACCTCGATCTGTACCTCTACGACCCGAACGGCAACCTCGTTGACCGCTCCGAGAGCTACAACAGCAACGAGCACGTCGAGTACAGCAACCCCGCTCCGGGCGACTGGACGTTCCTCGTCTACGCCTACAACACCTACGGATGGGCCTCGTACACCCTCTACGGAAAGGTCTACTACGGCTGA
- the bpsA gene encoding N(4)-bis(aminopropyl)spermidine synthase produces the protein MKEIVEKVKEKTSIPVYERTVENVLSAIQASGDVWRIVDLSEEPLPLVVAVVTALHELGYVAFDGPSVVLTQSGRKLVEKYGIGARKDYTCSHCEGKTVEFSAFSDLLEQFKEIVKDRPQPKHDFDQAYVTPETTVARIALMHTRGDLENKEVFVLGDDDLTSIALMLSGLPKRIAVLDIDERLVKFIEKTADELGYENIEMFTFDLREPLPDYALHKFDTFITDPPETVDAIRAFVGRGIATLKGPGCAGYFGITRRESSLDKWKEIQKVLINEFGVVITDIIRNFNEYVNWGYEEETRAWKLLPVKVKPTYNWYKSYMFRIQTLEGSKGFEEKIELGDELYNDEEASTT, from the coding sequence ATGAAGGAGATAGTGGAAAAGGTTAAGGAGAAGACGAGCATCCCCGTTTACGAGAGAACCGTTGAGAACGTTCTGAGCGCCATCCAGGCGAGCGGAGACGTCTGGAGAATCGTTGACCTCAGTGAGGAGCCGCTCCCGCTCGTCGTTGCCGTTGTCACCGCACTCCACGAGCTCGGCTACGTGGCCTTCGACGGCCCGAGCGTCGTTCTCACTCAGAGCGGCAGGAAGCTGGTGGAGAAGTATGGAATAGGTGCCAGGAAGGACTACACCTGCTCTCACTGCGAGGGCAAAACGGTCGAGTTTTCAGCGTTCAGCGACCTCCTTGAGCAGTTCAAGGAGATAGTCAAAGACCGCCCACAGCCAAAGCACGACTTCGACCAGGCCTACGTTACCCCCGAGACCACCGTTGCCAGGATAGCCCTCATGCACACCCGCGGGGACCTTGAGAACAAGGAGGTCTTCGTCCTCGGCGACGACGACCTCACGAGCATAGCGCTGATGCTCAGCGGGCTTCCCAAGAGGATAGCCGTCCTCGACATAGACGAGCGCCTCGTGAAGTTCATCGAGAAGACCGCCGACGAGCTCGGCTACGAGAACATCGAGATGTTCACCTTTGACCTCCGCGAGCCGCTCCCTGACTACGCGCTCCACAAGTTCGACACCTTCATCACCGACCCGCCCGAGACGGTTGACGCCATAAGGGCGTTCGTCGGAAGGGGAATAGCGACCCTGAAGGGTCCGGGTTGCGCCGGCTACTTTGGCATAACGAGGCGCGAGAGCTCGCTCGACAAGTGGAAGGAGATCCAGAAGGTCCTCATCAACGAGTTCGGAGTCGTCATCACCGACATAATCAGGAACTTCAACGAGTACGTCAACTGGGGCTACGAGGAAGAGACCCGCGCCTGGAAGCTCCTGCCGGTCAAGGTCAAGCCGACCTACAACTGGTACAAGAGCTACATGTTTAGGATTCAGACCCTCGAGGGCTCGAAGGGCTTCGAGGAAAAGATAGAGCTCGGTGATGAGCTCTACAACGACGAAGAGGCCTCGACCACCTGA
- a CDS encoding ATPase has translation MIGPVGDDFVKRYRLEYNLDALERVRGEIGEEAYSRLKALIEYRLHGKEFDRSPIDVKIALAFSAGSDSTASLKILRWAGFDVVPVMAKLPQMREPVLLNAMTQGAVFVEIPGYMDEMKEQIRKRAPVCGRCHTMVMDAIEDYARENGIKIVASGDLLSSGLISIHRKDDLVILNLPAFLALDKGEAIATLGRKYALGFGCTLWRSAAKNSPVLKRFGIQRVLRELRARALTPEMAEKLIFDILSQ, from the coding sequence ATGATAGGCCCCGTTGGAGATGACTTCGTCAAAAGGTACCGGCTTGAGTACAACCTGGACGCCCTTGAGAGGGTTAGGGGAGAGATCGGCGAAGAAGCCTATTCCCGCCTGAAAGCCCTGATAGAGTACCGTCTCCACGGGAAGGAGTTTGACCGCTCGCCTATCGACGTTAAGATAGCCCTCGCCTTTTCCGCCGGTTCGGACAGCACGGCGTCCCTTAAAATACTCCGCTGGGCCGGCTTCGACGTTGTCCCGGTTATGGCAAAGCTCCCGCAGATGAGGGAGCCGGTTCTCCTCAACGCCATGACGCAGGGTGCGGTTTTCGTGGAGATACCGGGATACATGGACGAGATGAAGGAGCAGATAAGGAAGAGGGCACCCGTCTGCGGCCGCTGTCACACGATGGTCATGGATGCTATCGAAGACTACGCCAGGGAGAACGGGATAAAGATAGTGGCGAGCGGTGACCTGCTGAGCTCAGGGCTTATCTCGATCCACAGAAAGGACGACCTGGTTATTCTGAACCTCCCGGCCTTTCTGGCCCTTGACAAGGGCGAGGCGATAGCGACCCTCGGACGGAAGTATGCCCTCGGCTTCGGATGCACCCTCTGGAGGTCGGCCGCAAAGAATTCGCCGGTTCTGAAGAGGTTCGGCATCCAAAGGGTCCTGAGGGAGCTCCGGGCCAGGGCGCTTACTCCCGAGATGGCGGAGAAACTGATATTCGACATCCTATCCCAGTAG
- a CDS encoding metal-sulfur cluster assembly factor, translating to MVTKEEVENIIKGIVDEKFVKSIEVDEKGNVTVTLAKDTPNIDDVLIKLNTELGKIEGVGTIMINREREKKAEENVELNKDMILEKLKEVIDPEIGVDVVNLGLIYQLDIRPDNTVYVKMTMTTPGCPLTMWILRAVEDKILEVPGVKDAEIELTFDPPWTPERISEEYKKRLGLF from the coding sequence ATGGTAACAAAAGAGGAAGTTGAAAATATCATCAAAGGGATAGTTGATGAGAAGTTCGTAAAATCCATAGAGGTTGATGAAAAGGGCAACGTAACGGTCACCCTCGCAAAGGACACCCCGAACATTGACGACGTGCTCATAAAGCTCAACACGGAGCTCGGAAAGATCGAGGGAGTTGGCACCATAATGATAAACCGCGAGAGGGAAAAGAAGGCCGAAGAAAACGTCGAGCTGAACAAGGACATGATACTGGAAAAGCTCAAGGAAGTCATAGACCCCGAGATAGGTGTGGACGTCGTCAACCTGGGCCTTATATACCAGCTGGACATAAGGCCGGACAACACAGTCTACGTCAAGATGACGATGACGACCCCGGGCTGTCCGCTGACCATGTGGATTCTCCGGGCGGTAGAGGACAAGATACTCGAGGTTCCGGGCGTTAAGGACGCCGAGATCGAGCTCACCTTCGATCCGCCGTGGACTCCCGAGAGAATAAGCGAGGAATACAAGAAAAGGTTGGGGCTTTTCTGA
- a CDS encoding ferredoxin: MAWKVRVDQDVCIGDAICASLCPDVFEMNDEGKSVPVVEVIEDENLYNCAVEAAEACPVSCIYIEEA; this comes from the coding sequence ATGGCTTGGAAGGTTAGGGTTGACCAGGACGTTTGTATCGGAGACGCCATCTGTGCAAGCCTCTGCCCGGACGTCTTCGAGATGAACGACGAGGGCAAGAGTGTTCCTGTCGTTGAAGTTATCGAGGACGAGAACCTCTACAACTGCGCTGTTGAGGCCGCTGAGGCCTGCCCGGTCAGCTGCATTTACATCGAGGAGGCTTGA
- a CDS encoding nicotinate phosphoribosyltransferase: protein MRDFYIAHEDDIKAGRTTDVYFIRTKKILVEKGIHRKVFADVTTTSLPKGWKWGVLAGIEEVAKLLEGLPVNVYAMPEGTIFHPYEPVLQIEGYYKEFGIYETALLGMLSQATGIATAALRTKIAANFKPVYSFGIRHMHPAIAPMIDRSAFIGGCDGVSGVMGAEMMGEKPVGTMPHALILVVGDQVKAWKYFDEVVEPEVPRTALVDTLCDEKFEALMAAEALGERLTAVRLDTPSSRRGNFRRIIEEVRWELDLRGHEHVKIFVSGGLDEESISEIVDVADAFGVGGSIASAKPVDFSLDIVEIEGKPITKRGKLSGRKQIYRCEKGHYHRVPADKKLERCPVCGAKVEPLIKPLIENGEIVAELPKAREVREYVLEQAEKFGLGLE, encoded by the coding sequence ATGAGAGACTTCTACATCGCCCATGAGGACGATATCAAAGCCGGAAGGACCACGGACGTTTACTTCATCAGAACGAAGAAGATACTCGTCGAGAAGGGCATCCACAGGAAGGTTTTCGCCGACGTGACAACGACTTCCCTTCCGAAGGGCTGGAAGTGGGGGGTTCTGGCGGGAATCGAGGAGGTTGCAAAGCTCCTTGAGGGGCTCCCCGTGAACGTCTACGCGATGCCGGAGGGAACAATATTCCACCCCTACGAGCCCGTTCTCCAGATAGAGGGCTACTACAAGGAGTTTGGAATCTACGAGACCGCCCTGCTTGGAATGCTCAGTCAGGCGACGGGAATAGCCACCGCCGCACTCAGGACGAAGATAGCCGCGAACTTCAAGCCGGTCTATTCCTTCGGCATAAGGCACATGCACCCGGCAATAGCGCCGATGATAGACCGCTCGGCCTTCATAGGCGGCTGCGACGGTGTTTCTGGGGTCATGGGAGCAGAGATGATGGGGGAGAAGCCCGTCGGCACGATGCCCCACGCGCTTATCCTGGTAGTCGGCGATCAGGTGAAGGCCTGGAAGTACTTCGACGAGGTCGTTGAGCCCGAGGTTCCGAGAACCGCCTTAGTTGATACTCTCTGCGACGAGAAGTTTGAAGCGTTGATGGCGGCTGAAGCGCTTGGCGAGAGGCTCACCGCGGTCAGGCTCGACACTCCGAGCTCCAGGAGGGGCAACTTCAGGAGGATAATCGAGGAGGTTCGCTGGGAGCTCGACCTGAGGGGCCACGAGCACGTCAAAATCTTCGTGAGCGGCGGTTTGGACGAGGAGAGCATAAGTGAGATAGTGGACGTTGCGGATGCCTTCGGCGTTGGAGGCTCGATAGCCAGCGCCAAACCCGTTGACTTCTCGCTCGACATAGTGGAGATCGAGGGGAAGCCGATAACGAAGCGCGGCAAGCTCAGCGGAAGAAAGCAGATATACCGCTGTGAGAAGGGCCACTACCACCGCGTTCCGGCGGACAAAAAGCTCGAACGCTGTCCTGTCTGCGGTGCAAAGGTTGAGCCGCTCATCAAGCCGCTTATCGAGAACGGGGAGATAGTGGCGGAGCTACCGAAGGCGCGGGAGGTAAGGGAGTACGTGCTTGAGCAGGCCGAGAAGTTTGGACTGGGCCTGGAGTGA
- a CDS encoding SDR family NAD(P)-dependent oxidoreductase, with translation MTGTKSLSELISLKGRKALITGAASGIGRATALRFAEAGADLELVDIDEFGLEETKALAEEFGVEVGIHRVDLSKKIEVDALWEALKGREPDILVNNAGVYWFKDFTEVDERFYERVMAINLDSVFWMCQHFVRARKDKGGVIINVSSIEAFLPFAKGLAHYDAAKLGVVALTRAIARDYGKKIRANVVVPGGIETEGVKKLKKEAIMKFDMEKIGISFNFNARLPMGRFGQPDEVARVMLFLASDLSSYVNGAIIPVDGGFLST, from the coding sequence ATGACGGGAACGAAATCTCTCTCTGAACTGATCTCCCTAAAGGGGAGGAAAGCCCTGATAACCGGTGCGGCATCCGGGATAGGCCGTGCGACGGCACTTCGCTTCGCCGAGGCCGGGGCAGATTTGGAGCTTGTGGATATAGACGAGTTTGGTCTGGAGGAAACCAAGGCGCTCGCCGAGGAGTTCGGCGTCGAGGTTGGCATTCACCGCGTTGACCTCTCGAAGAAAATTGAAGTAGACGCGCTCTGGGAGGCCCTGAAGGGCAGGGAACCGGATATTCTGGTGAATAACGCCGGCGTCTACTGGTTCAAGGACTTCACTGAGGTTGATGAGAGGTTCTACGAGAGGGTCATGGCGATAAACCTCGACTCCGTCTTCTGGATGTGCCAGCACTTCGTTCGGGCGAGAAAGGACAAGGGGGGAGTCATAATCAACGTGAGCTCGATAGAGGCGTTCCTGCCCTTTGCCAAAGGCCTTGCCCACTACGACGCGGCCAAGCTTGGCGTGGTCGCACTCACCAGAGCGATAGCGAGGGACTACGGCAAGAAAATCAGGGCCAACGTTGTGGTTCCAGGGGGCATAGAGACAGAAGGGGTAAAGAAGCTCAAGAAGGAGGCGATAATGAAGTTCGACATGGAGAAGATAGGTATCTCCTTCAACTTCAACGCGCGCCTCCCTATGGGCCGCTTCGGTCAGCCGGATGAGGTAGCCAGAGTCATGCTCTTCCTTGCAAGCGACCTATCAAGTTATGTCAACGGAGCGATAATCCCCGTGGACGGCGGATTCCTCTCGACCTGA